The following coding sequences lie in one Peromyscus maniculatus bairdii isolate BWxNUB_F1_BW_parent chromosome 3, HU_Pman_BW_mat_3.1, whole genome shotgun sequence genomic window:
- the Fbxl14 gene encoding F-box/LRR-repeat protein 14 isoform X3: METHISCLFPELLAMIFGYLDVRDKGRAAQVCTAWRDAAYHKSVWRGVEAKLHLRRANPSLFPSLQARGIRRVQILSLRRSLSYVIQGMANIESLNLSGCYNLTDNGLGHAFVQEIGSLRALNLSLCKQITDSSLGRIAQYLKGLEVLELGGCSNITNTGLLLIAWGLQRLKSLNLRSCRHLSDVGIGHLAGMTRSAAEGCLGLEQLTLQDCQKLTDLSLKHISRGLTGLRLLNLSFCGGISDAGLLHLSHMGSLRSLNLRSCDNISDTGIMHLAMGSLRLSGLDVSFCDKVGDQSLAYIAQGLDGLKSLSLCSCHISDDGINRMVRQMHGLRTLNIGQCVRITDKGLELIAEHLSQLTGIDLYGCTRITKRGLERITQLPCLKGSLGSCLVGLPLATQHM, from the exons ATGGAGACCCACATCTCGTGCCTGTTCCCGGAGCTCCTGGCCATGATCTTCGGCTACCTGGACGTCCGAGACAAGGGTCGCGCGGCGCAGGTGTGCACGGCCTGGCGGGACGCCGCCTACCACAAGTCGGTGTGGCGGGGCGTGGAGGCCAAGCTGCACCTGCGCCGGGCGAACCCGTCGCTGTTCCCCAGCCTGCAGGCCCGGGGCATCCGCCGCGTGCAGATCCTCAGCCTCCGCCGCAGCCTCAGCTACGTGATCCAGGGCATGGCGAACATCGAGAGCCTCAACCTCAGCGGCTGCTACAACCTCACCGACAACGGCCTGGGCCACGCGTTCGTGCAGGAGATCGGCTCGCTGCGCGCTCTCAACTTGAGCCTCTGCAAGCAGATCACCGACAGCAGCCTGGGCCGCATCGCCCAGTACCTCAAGGGCCTGGAGGTGCTGGAGCTGGGGGGCTGCAGCAACATCACCAACACCGGCCTTCTGCTCATCGCCTGGGGGCTGCAGCGCCTCAAGAGCCTTAACCTCCGCAGCTGCCGCCACCTCTCGGACGTGGGCATCGGGCACCTGGCCGGCATGACGCGGAGTGCGGCCGAGGGCTGCCTGGGCCTGGAGCAGCTCACTCTGCAGGACTGCCAGAAACTCACGGATCTTTCGCTGAAGCACATCTCGCGAGGGCTGACGGGCCTCCGGCTCCTCAACCTCAGCTTCTGTGGCGGCATCTCGGACGCGGGCCTCCTGCACCTGTCGCACATGGGCAGCCTGCGCAGCCTTAACCTGCGCTCCTGCGACAACATCAGCGACACCGGCATCATGCATCTGGCCATGGGCAGCCTGCGCCTCTCCGGCCTGGATGTGTCTTTTTGTGACAAGGTGGGAGACCAGAGTCTAGCTTACATAGCCCAGGGACTGGACGGCCTCAAGTCCCTCTCCCTTTGCTCTTGCCATATCAGTGACGATGGCATCAACCGCATGGTGCGGCAGATGCACGGGCTACGCACGCTCAACATTGGACAGTGTGTGCGCATCACGGACAAGGGGCTGGAGCTGATCGCTGAGCACCTGAGCCAGCTCACGGGCATAGACCTGTATGGCTGCACCAGGATCACCAAGCGCGGCCTGGAGCGCATCACGCAGTTGCCCTGCCTCAAG GGATCGCTTGGATCGTGCCTGGTGGGGTTGCCTTTAGCAACCCAGCACATGTAA
- the Fbxl14 gene encoding F-box/LRR-repeat protein 14 isoform X2 produces METHISCLFPELLAMIFGYLDVRDKGRAAQVCTAWRDAAYHKSVWRGVEAKLHLRRANPSLFPSLQARGIRRVQILSLRRSLSYVIQGMANIESLNLSGCYNLTDNGLGHAFVQEIGSLRALNLSLCKQITDSSLGRIAQYLKGLEVLELGGCSNITNTGLLLIAWGLQRLKSLNLRSCRHLSDVGIGHLAGMTRSAAEGCLGLEQLTLQDCQKLTDLSLKHISRGLTGLRLLNLSFCGGISDAGLLHLSHMGSLRSLNLRSCDNISDTGIMHLAMGSLRLSGLDVSFCDKVGDQSLAYIAQGLDGLKSLSLCSCHISDDGINRMVRQMHGLRTLNIGQCVRITDKGLELIAEHLSQLTGIDLYGCTRITKRGLERITQLPCLKSPPQQHERPWRNPETFIN; encoded by the exons ATGGAGACCCACATCTCGTGCCTGTTCCCGGAGCTCCTGGCCATGATCTTCGGCTACCTGGACGTCCGAGACAAGGGTCGCGCGGCGCAGGTGTGCACGGCCTGGCGGGACGCCGCCTACCACAAGTCGGTGTGGCGGGGCGTGGAGGCCAAGCTGCACCTGCGCCGGGCGAACCCGTCGCTGTTCCCCAGCCTGCAGGCCCGGGGCATCCGCCGCGTGCAGATCCTCAGCCTCCGCCGCAGCCTCAGCTACGTGATCCAGGGCATGGCGAACATCGAGAGCCTCAACCTCAGCGGCTGCTACAACCTCACCGACAACGGCCTGGGCCACGCGTTCGTGCAGGAGATCGGCTCGCTGCGCGCTCTCAACTTGAGCCTCTGCAAGCAGATCACCGACAGCAGCCTGGGCCGCATCGCCCAGTACCTCAAGGGCCTGGAGGTGCTGGAGCTGGGGGGCTGCAGCAACATCACCAACACCGGCCTTCTGCTCATCGCCTGGGGGCTGCAGCGCCTCAAGAGCCTTAACCTCCGCAGCTGCCGCCACCTCTCGGACGTGGGCATCGGGCACCTGGCCGGCATGACGCGGAGTGCGGCCGAGGGCTGCCTGGGCCTGGAGCAGCTCACTCTGCAGGACTGCCAGAAACTCACGGATCTTTCGCTGAAGCACATCTCGCGAGGGCTGACGGGCCTCCGGCTCCTCAACCTCAGCTTCTGTGGCGGCATCTCGGACGCGGGCCTCCTGCACCTGTCGCACATGGGCAGCCTGCGCAGCCTTAACCTGCGCTCCTGCGACAACATCAGCGACACCGGCATCATGCATCTGGCCATGGGCAGCCTGCGCCTCTCCGGCCTGGATGTGTCTTTTTGTGACAAGGTGGGAGACCAGAGTCTAGCTTACATAGCCCAGGGACTGGACGGCCTCAAGTCCCTCTCCCTTTGCTCTTGCCATATCAGTGACGATGGCATCAACCGCATGGTGCGGCAGATGCACGGGCTACGCACGCTCAACATTGGACAGTGTGTGCGCATCACGGACAAGGGGCTGGAGCTGATCGCTGAGCACCTGAGCCAGCTCACGGGCATAGACCTGTATGGCTGCACCAGGATCACCAAGCGCGGCCTGGAGCGCATCACGCAGTTGCCCTGCCTCAAG agtCCTCCACAGCAACAtgagagaccatggagaaacccAGAGACCTTTATCAATTAA